A genome region from Erigeron canadensis isolate Cc75 chromosome 3, C_canadensis_v1, whole genome shotgun sequence includes the following:
- the LOC122593155 gene encoding F-box/LRR-repeat protein At1g67190-like translates to MDHLPVEVIGNILSHLGAARDVVIASATCRKWREAWRIHLHTLTFNSNDWPVYHELTTSRLEILITQTIFQTTCLQSLSIIMDDVDEFSAAPVIAWLMYTRDSLKQLHYNVRTSPTINILEKCGRQKLEVLNLSHNTISGVEPSYQRFPCLKSLSLSHISISALDLSYLLTVCPKIEVLTLLSLDIAMSDAQASMELNSHSLKDLSVEAVSLEKFILEADSLEKLQLKDCTLEVFELVGKGTLKLLKIDDVSVIHLDIGENTENLEVVDVSNFTIMWTKFHHMISKASRLRGLRLWGVVFDDEDEVVDMETISVCFPQLTHLSLCYDLKEGSLQYSLQRAFELKNVIMLELGWTVITDLYSQWVAGLLERCPRLRKLIINGVVSEAKSHEECQVLANFTTSIVNLMRKYMHVDVQFEYE, encoded by the coding sequence ATGGACCATCTTCCTGTTGAAGTCATCGGTAACATACTCTCTCATCTTGGGGCTGCTCGTGATGTTGTGATTGCATCTGCCACTTGCCGGAAATGGCGAGAAGCTTGGCGGATTCACCTCCATACACTTactttcaattcaaatgattggCCCGTTTATCATGAGCTCACAACAAGCAGGCTTGAAATCCTCATAACTCAGACAATATTCCAAACCACGTGCCTCCAATCCCTTTCCATCATcatggatgatgttgatgagtTCTCAGCAGCACCCGTGATTGCTTGGCTGATGTACACACGAGACAGCTTGAAACAATTACATTATAATGTAAGAACGTCACCCACCATCAATATTCTTGAAAAATGTGGTCGCCAAAAGCTTGAAGTGTTAAATTTATCACATAATACCATTAGTGGTGTCGAGCCAAGTTATCAACGTTTCCCGTGTTTAAAATCTCTTTCTTTAAGTCATATCAGCATTTCCGCTCTGGATTTAAGTTACCTACTGACTGTTTGCCCGAAAATCGAGGTTTTGACACTTTTAAGCCTTGATATAGCCATGTCAGATGCACAGGCATCAATGGAATTGAATAGTCATTCTCTAAAAGATCTATCTGTTGAGGCCGTTAGTTTGGAAAAATTTATCCTTGAGGCAGATAGCCTAGAAAAGTTGCAACTTAAAGATTGTACACTCGAGGTTTTCGAGCTTGTTGGTAAAGGGACGTTGAAGCTTttaaaaattgatgatgtcagCGTTATTCATCTTGATATAGGTGAAAATACAGAAAATCTTGAAGTTGTGGATGTTAGTAATTTTACAATCATGTGGACAAAATTTCATCATATGATTTCAAAAGCATCAAGGCTAAGAGGGCTACGGCTTTGGGGTGTTGTGTTTGATGATGAAGACGAGGTTGTTGATATGGAAACTATATCTGTCTGTTTTCCTCAATTGACACATTTGTCCTTGTGCTACGATCTAAAAGAGGGATCACTCCAATACAGTTTGCAGCGGGCGTTTGAGTTGAAGAATGTGATTATGTTAGAACTTGGGTGGACGGTTATAACAGACTTGTATTCACAGTGGGTGGCTGGGCTCTTGGAGAGGTGCCCTCGTCTTAGGAAGTTGATTATTAATGGGGTTGTATCAGAGGCTAAAAGCCATGAAGAATGCCAAGTTTTAGCTAATTTCACGACGTCCATCGTAAATCTAATGCGAAAGTATATGCACGTGGATGTTCAGTTTGAATATGAATAA